The DNA window GCATTACACCGGCACGCTGGAAAACGGGCAGAAGTTCGACTCCAGCCGTGACCGGGGCGAACCCATCGAGTTCCCGCTAGGGGTAGGCTACGTCATCCCCGGGTGGGACCAGGGCATCGCGCAGCTCCGCGTGGGCGACAAGGCCCGGCTGACCATTCCAGGCCAGCTCGCCTACGGGGCGGCGGGCGTCCCGGGCGTGATTCCACCGAACGCCACCCTGATCTTCGACGTGGAACTCGTGGACGTGCGCTGAGGCTGTCTCCAGGGCCGCGCCCCCCACCGTATGGAGGGGGCGCGGCCCCTGACGCTTCAATCCTGCCGGTCGGTGGTCGTCATGTTGCCCTGCTCGTCCACCCGGCTGTCGCCCTCCAGCGTCAGGTCGGGGTTGCCGGGACTGTCCTGCACGACACCCGACTGCGGCGTGGGGTACTTCGTGGCGCTCTCCGAATCGGTGCTGCGCTGCGGGAGCGGGAGGTCGGTCTGTTCGTCGTCTCGGCGTCCGGTCATGCGGGCAGCGTAGGGGGGTGCGGGCGGGGACGCATGTGCGGGACGTGAAGCGGGATTCACGGCGTCCCTAGCCTAGAATGCGGGCCGTGACCGCCTCTCCCCTCCCCGTGATTCTCGACGGCGACCCCGGCCTCGACGACGCCATCGCCTGGCTGCTCGCGCTCGCCAGCCCGGGGGAGGTACGGGTGCTGGGCCTCACCGCCGTGCATGGCAACGTGGGGCTGGACCTGACCACCCGCAACGCCCTGGTCACGCTGGCGCTCGCGGGCGAGGCGGGGGCTGGCGTGCCCGTGTACGCCGGGGCCGACCGCCCCCTCGTCCGCCCGGAGATGACGGCGGCG is part of the Deinococcus apachensis DSM 19763 genome and encodes:
- a CDS encoding FKBP-type peptidyl-prolyl cis-trans isomerase — protein: MTVQELIVDRYHEGNGVPAQPGKMVRVHYTGTLENGQKFDSSRDRGEPIEFPLGVGYVIPGWDQGIAQLRVGDKARLTIPGQLAYGAAGVPGVIPPNATLIFDVELVDVR